In the Streptomyces fradiae ATCC 10745 = DSM 40063 genome, one interval contains:
- a CDS encoding DUF7059 domain-containing protein: protein MSTTSLATRLPVPDHADRLRAALLAAGFTADGLLDLLGATAYAALARSETVPALRATRGDGVLDLLVRLFLLQRPVPYGRAGAALPLDEALADGWVIRDGDDVRATVDVRPYGGPDGEDWYIVSDLGCAVGGAGGAGGRGEGVVLGVGGASTTLAGLTVRTPVASALDVGTGSGLQALHATRHATRVTATDLNPRALEFTRLTLALSGAPEAELRAGSLFEPVGSETYDLIVSNPPFVISPGARLTYRDGGMGGDDLCRTLVQQAGERLNDGGHAQFLANWQHVEGEDWKDRVRSWVPRGCDAWIIQREVQDVTQYAELWLRDAGDHRADPEEYGARYEAWLDEFEARRTTAVGFGWITLRKTGAAEPSLVIEEWPHPVEQPLGETVLAHFARQDYLRERDDAALLADHFALAPEVTQEQVGLPGAEDPEHVILRQSRGMRRATKVDTVGAGFAGVCDGTLSAGRILDAIAQLMGEDPVVLRDRTPRAIRLLVEEGFLEPVRPGAGG, encoded by the coding sequence GTGAGTACGACCAGCCTGGCCACCCGCCTCCCCGTGCCCGACCACGCCGACCGCCTGCGCGCCGCCCTCCTGGCCGCGGGGTTCACCGCCGACGGCCTCCTCGACCTGCTCGGCGCGACCGCCTACGCCGCGCTCGCCCGCAGCGAGACGGTGCCCGCCCTGCGGGCCACGCGCGGGGACGGGGTGCTGGACCTGCTCGTCCGGCTGTTCCTCCTCCAGCGGCCGGTGCCGTACGGGCGGGCGGGCGCGGCCCTGCCACTGGACGAAGCGCTCGCCGACGGCTGGGTGATACGGGACGGTGACGACGTCCGGGCGACGGTCGACGTCCGCCCGTACGGCGGCCCCGACGGCGAGGACTGGTACATCGTGTCCGACCTCGGGTGCGCCGTGGGCGGCGCGGGCGGGGCCGGGGGGCGGGGCGAGGGGGTCGTCCTCGGCGTCGGCGGCGCGTCCACCACGCTCGCCGGGCTCACCGTACGGACGCCCGTCGCCTCCGCGCTGGACGTGGGCACCGGCTCCGGCCTCCAGGCCCTGCACGCCACCCGGCACGCCACGCGTGTGACGGCGACGGATCTGAACCCGCGCGCGCTGGAGTTCACCCGCCTGACGCTGGCGCTCTCCGGGGCGCCGGAGGCGGAGCTGCGGGCCGGCTCGCTCTTCGAGCCGGTGGGCTCGGAGACGTACGACCTGATCGTGTCGAACCCGCCGTTCGTCATCTCCCCGGGTGCCCGCCTTACCTACCGGGACGGCGGGATGGGCGGCGACGACCTGTGCCGGACCCTCGTCCAGCAGGCCGGGGAGCGGCTCAACGACGGCGGTCACGCCCAGTTCCTGGCCAACTGGCAGCATGTCGAGGGCGAGGACTGGAAGGACCGGGTCCGCTCCTGGGTGCCGCGCGGCTGCGACGCGTGGATCATCCAGCGCGAGGTCCAGGACGTCACGCAGTACGCGGAGTTGTGGCTCCGGGACGCGGGGGACCACCGCGCGGACCCGGAGGAGTACGGGGCGCGGTACGAGGCGTGGCTCGACGAGTTCGAGGCGCGCCGGACCACAGCGGTCGGCTTCGGCTGGATCACGCTGCGCAAGACCGGTGCCGCCGAGCCGTCCCTCGTCATCGAGGAGTGGCCGCACCCGGTGGAGCAGCCGCTCGGCGAGACGGTCCTGGCGCACTTCGCCCGCCAGGACTACCTGCGGGAGCGGGACGACGCGGCGCTCCTGGCCGACCACTTCGCCCTCGCTCCCGAGGTGACGCAGGAACAGGTCGGGCTGCCGGGCGCGGAGGACCCCGAGCACGTCATCCTCCGGCAGAGCCGGGGCATGCGGCGCGCGACCAAGGTCGACACGGTGGGTGCCGGGTTCGCGGGTGTCTGCGACGGGACGCTCAGCGCCGGCCGCATCCTGGACGCCATCGCCCAGCTGATGGGTGAGGACCCGGTCGTCCTGCGGGACCGCACCCCGCGGGCGATCCGCCTCCTGGTGGAGGAGGGGTTCCTGGAGCCGGTCCGCCCCGGCGCCGGCGGCTGA